TTATGTCGTAATAACGAGATGTTATGTCGTTTTGACGTTATCTTTTCTCGTTAAAATGACATCTTTTCTCGTAATAACTAGATGTTTTCTCGTTAAAACTACATCTTTTCTCGTAATAACGAGATGTTATGTGGTTAAAACTACATATTTTTCTTGTAATAATGACATGTCATAAAATCGATATGTTTGCCTGTTGTTTTAGAtcatacattcaaataaagagATATTAAGCAGAGAGTcgattagggctgctccgatcacgatcggccgatcgttaatgcgcatctcgtcagtaaagccggttctctaatcagcggtaaattccctcaggtgcgtgatttcacatagagcagctgtgaagaagatgcgcaaataaatgctgaaaatgaagtggatttgcgcatcttatCAGTTAACAACgcctctgtgtagtaacagctgctctatgtgaaatcacacacctgagggaatttactgctgattagagaaccggctttactgacgagatgcgcataacgatcggctgatcgtgatTGGAGCAGCCCTAGAGTCGATTattcaaaaataactgttttgatcTGATCATAGCCTAAAGAGTCATGGGTCTTGGATATCACTATATTGTAGACAAATTGGAAATTAATCCTAATAAACATGCcgctaaaattaaaaccattacattaaaatacatttaaaacagtgtagtatttaaataatttcaacagCGTGCAGATCCTCGTTTATGTCAGACTGTGACAACAGCAGTGCGGACTCATCGCTCGTATAATGTACCATCTAAAATAACGGGAAAACATAGATTTATGACATGATATGTCGTTATTACAAGAAAAatatgtagttttaacaagaaaacATCTCGTAATTACGAGAAAAGATGTTGTTTTAACGAGAAAACATCTTGTAATTACAAGAAAAGATGTTGTTTTAATGAGAAAATATGTCGTTATTACAAGAAAAGATGACGTTAAAGTGACATAACATCTCATTATTACGACATAAGTGAGTGgagaaaataatgtgtgtttggcagCAATATGTCACTGTAGGAATATCACCTGGCAAAGCTCTACAAACAATTGAACAATATCAGAAAGATCCCAAAAATTCTAGTAAAAAGGATGTACCGGGAGAAAATCCAAACAACCATCCCTCCACTTCCTTACAATGTAATTTAACTGTAGTTTACAGAACTACTGCTAAACTACCTACAATATGTTTGTAAACCTAAACATCTGCAGTAATAAATGAACTGAAAGATATTGGACATTATCTAAAAAGACAATATGTAAGAATTCTATGACATCCTCCCATTTCTGTTAAGCTACATCCATCTCAGTTTTCCCTTTGCGTTTCAGAAATGACAACATATTTCCTTGATTTCGATGACAGTAACAGGATGCTCGGAGGTCCAAGTGTGTGGTCCATATCTACCAGGGAAGTCGACCTAGCACATAAACCAGAGccaagacatctgtcatacaacCCAGCACTTAACGTTCATACTCAAAAACAAGAATCACACTCTCCCATCATCTCCTACACCAGATGGGTATAACAGCAGAGTGGCGTGGCAGGTCTTGTGTAAATATTCAGTGTCTTCTGAGGCGTTAAGGAATAAAAAGTCAGGGCCTCGACTTGTAGCATGAGTCAACTTACGTGGGAGTATCTTCATCGCCTACAATAACTGCACTTCACAGTGGAAACATGACATCCAGCTTAATGTTGCTGTGTCAAGCTTGTCAGGGTCTTCAAACAATGACTCTACAAATCACTTACACAagtgttttacctgtattttgtaTTAGGGCAGTTGTCATAAAGGAATAGTTTGAAAATAAAagtctgctgaaaatgtactcaacatCAGgtgaagtgaaaaagtgaaaagttCATAAggtttcaaaaagtgaaactttcaaaacttttcacaaaaaaaaatccatcaataaattattttatcttctgtacactgcaaaaaaatatatatatatcttttcaaGCTAAGATTTTTTGCCAAAATTTTCTAGacaagtaaacaaaaaatatatatattgttttcagaATTGTTTGTCAAAATTAAGTGATTTGTTACTTGAATATAGCAAAATAATCTTCCAATGGGGTAAAATAAATAGTCTTAATTTCATacagaaaacaagattattttgctTACCCCATTGGCAGATTATTTAACTTGTTTCAAgcaaaaactcacttaattttttttttctgaaaacaagacaataattTTTACTtgtctataaaaaaatatttatattttggctggaaacgagacaaaaaaaaatctaagattgaaaagtatttttttgcattgtacaAAATACCaatcaataattcattaaaacgCTTTCTCCAGTGGGAAAGGTCCctcctctgttgtcctctcacatcaaatccaccaacacatttgtttagaattgtttggactgtttttgcttgtaaacaatgCTTGATATGCACTGTatatttcactcctgattcagacaagacaatgttttaggtttaaagtttaaaatgtctTTGAATTTATTACCAAGAtgtagcttttcactttacaagacattaattgattgactggaATCATGTTGATtaattattgtgatggttttatgaactgtttggactcttattctgacggcacgcATTTACTGCGGAGGATTCAATGGTGAGTAAGTGaggtaatgcaaaatttctccaaatctattctgatgaacaaacaaacccatctacatgGTGGATTGCCTGAGTGGgagtatattttcatttttgggtgtattCATCCTCATCCTGCATTTTATGCAATACTGTATAATGACTTTCATTGTGTGGACAAAaagttgaaacattcttcaaaacttattttgtgttccactgaagaaagaaagccatacacgtttggaacaacatgatcaGAATTTTCAGGTTTTCAACCTTCTTTGAAATCCCTTTCAGaggggataaaataaaatattttgatgacACAGGTCTTCTGTGCCGCTAGAACAATGTATTTAGCGCCGAAGCAAGGCTGAGAACTGGGCCAGCTGATGGTATTGTTTGCTTTCCAATTTTAAATGTCTCACTGTGGTCACAGTGTTGGGCATGACAGTTCCTTTCTCAGTGAGAGCAGCATATATAACAGTATCATTATGTGCCGACTGGGAGGGTGAATTTGGTGAGTGGCGCTCTCCCACaatgaaaaacagaaagacagGAGAGATGATGAGTGAGAAAGACAGAACCAGAGAAATATGCAGCCAAAGTCTGGCACTAAACGCGGATGTGTGTGATCCACAGCAGCGTCCAGGAACAAGAGTTAAAGCCTTCGCTATATGAAACATCAACAAAGAAAGAAACCCAGGGCTTTTTAGCGCTTAATAGAAACATCTGACATGCATTAGCACTGACATTCATTCATTTGGCCTTTGGATGAATAGACAGGGCCGGTCCAGCATCTGTGCTGCTGAGAAACACGGAGGAGACATTCAGCTGGATAAATACATGCATGATTATAAAAACATCCAAATAGGATGCAATGTAAGAGAAGGAGACTGAGGTACGGAAAATATAATGCAACCCTAACATTCTGATgaaatctgaaatgtttttttttttttttgcatgaactcTGACAAATTGCAGACTGAACAAGTAATGAGCACAAACGGAAAACAAGAAAAAGTTGGAGCTATGTTCTGTATACATAGTTTGTATACATCTACATATTGAATGCATCCAGACGGCTCAATGCTGTTGTAGCTACTATCCGAAGCATCTCATTGCTGAAGCGACCACCCCCTCTAGCGTTAGGAAAGTAAAGTACAAGTAGATTTTTTTCAACTGCACGAGATAATGTTCACTGCAGGAAAGATCCAGGAGGCAAGATTGAATCCGAATCCAAATCCATATACATATCCCTAAACTCTCCATCCCACTGGATTTGGATGTAACCTCGCCTCCTCGATCTTGTGTACTCCAGTGAGGAGCTACTGAACTGCTCTGAACATCGCTTTAAGCCTTGATCTTAAAGTCTCCATGCATTTTCTTAAGATTCCTTATAAATACAAATAGGTACACTACGATGCATAGAAATCCATTTCTGCCGCAcaagaaaaaaatcatgcaatCATATCATGGCATAGCATATCATGATTTCAAGTCACAATAATGACATAAAAGAGATGAAATTAGTCATAAATATGAcagaaatcataattatgacaaagtggaaattatgagacaaaaagtctaaattatgagacaaagtaaaaataaaagattagatacataaaaaaaaatagataaaaagttATATGACATAAAAGTTAATATTATAAAaggttaaatattacaattatgacAATATATCATGacttatatattttactttttaagtaattattataacataaaaggaataaaaatagataaagttATCAATAAGACAGCTGTCATATGacataaaacaaaaagtaaaaatgctcagacaaaaaaaataaaataaacattgataaCATTCAAAATTATTAGATAAAATGTCATAATAATGGCATAGAAGTCAACATGTCATAAAAGAAAGTCTCAAATGATGACATAAAAAGACGAAATTATTGGATTAAATCAATTACATAGAAGTCAATGTCATCCTACTTATGCCTTTTTATGTCATAGTTTTGATTTACCAAACCGGAAATGGCCTggcatatttaatattcacaattAAAAACAATGTCAACACAAAATACTACAGCAATGGCCACGTTTCTacaatcaacagaagaataaataaatatgtccaCGTACCTTGACTACAAATTTAGAAGTCTGCATTCTGATGAAACACTGCAAAATTTCGAAGAAAATGCGCTGAATATCCATCAACAAAAATAGTCACCATGTAATGACTTTAGAGAAACCCAGAAATATTTGTTATTGCTGAAAACAGGAACATGTGCATAAAGTAATGATGATGCCCAAATCCCTGGCGTGAAATACTCACGTGTTCGTGACAGATGCAGTTGGACTGAAGTTGTAGAAAATCAAAACACAATACAGGAAGGGATGGTAAAATAACGCTCACAGATGTTATTATGATATTCCCGGGTTGTATAGATATAATTGACAATACACATTCTACATTTCATTAAAACGACTCGAGCATAACAATAAAATAGTAACTATGAAAGACGCTTTAATATTTTCTCCCGCCGATGGTTTGAAACTTGCCCTGTCGCGTTAGGACCCCGGAGCGTGCAGTTGTCACGGAGACGCAGTCGGATGTAGGAGACTGTGTACTTTGCCAGACGACTGCGTTCGTTATTATTTCTTTTACTGTTATTCCACGTAAATTGCGAAACATCCGTGACAATATATAGCTAAACAAAATTAAAGTCACGTATTCGATTTATAATATAAGCTATTTAAAATCCAATAAGTGTTTCTGTTGTTAAATACTTTATAACTGGCATGTTTTGGTCAGCATATGGGAGCATGTGTCAATAAACGTAAATACAGTCTGCTTTGCTCTTACCGTTAGGTTTTAAGTTtctaatgtttttctttcttatatGTTTAGCtagtttaacaaaaatattaactttgGGGTATGTAACGTTATGGGCCTCGTATGCTACATTTTACACGTCTCTTCACGTCTTATGAGatattgtgtttgttttgaaTAGATATCAGCATCGATAACAAGTCATTTTCATGGCTATATTTGACCTTAACTTTTTGCGAAGTGAAATGCTAAACTTCAAATAAACGTTTCACAGTTATTATGCATGCAGTTTTCATGACCTGTATTACATAGAATATTTACGATAcacttgtaaaatgttatttggtGATTGAAAATGAactagtgaagaaaaaaaagaaaaaaatgcatcagttaGAAGACCTATTATATAGCATTAACTTTATTAATGGATAAGTCTGAGCTGCCTTTCAAAATGATCTCGACCGCTGTTCAACATCACACCACACGGTACAATGACTCTGGGCTGTTTATGGGGATTCTGATGCTTAGActtatagaaaataatttaaaaaaatataacctCAGGACATTTGCAGCAGCCAAGGTTTATAAACATATTGTGGAAGAATGTAACATGTATCTTAAAGGAGACTCCTGTGGTTGTAAGGAGCCAGTAGACTTCACCAGCATGATCACGATCAAACCAGCCTGAACGTTGAATAGCAAGGAAACGCAGCATATCAGTTCACTGATCGCACAGGTCTTCCTGTATTCCATCCCTTGCAACTCTTCTGGTCTGACCTGCTTTGGAAGGACAGTCACCATTGGCATCGAGGGCTGTGAGCGATTCTTCTGTTTTCCCAGGACTGCTGGTGGATGTCCCTGAAATGCTTCAGACTGTGGATCTTAAGAGACTGGGACCTGCTCCATTTAAGGAAGTGGTTTTCAACGTATCACTGTCAGGTGATATTTCTGATCTTGAAGATGTGGTTTTAGAGATCCATAGAGGTGTGGACCCAGAGCGTGATCTCCTTCAGCAGCTCCTGAAGATCGGAGAACATGTTGTTAAGGACAAAATGAGATTATTTGCTTGCCAAAAAGTAGTGCATCCTATTCTGCAGGACTACTTAAGGAAACATGGAGTGGCAGTGATCGATTGAGCATTGCTCATGTATGaattttttcccatttttcaAATCTTGAAGGTTCCATGGGCCTCTTCTATGAACACTGATCTGTAGTTCTTTCCATAGATGTTTCTGTTGGATTCAAGTCAGGTGATTGGCTGGGCCATTCTAGTAGTTTTACTTTCTTTCTCTAAATCAAATAAGTGTTTCCTTGACTGTgcgtttgggatcattgtcttgcTGGAATGTCCACCCTTGTTTCATCATCCTGGTTGACGGCAGCAGAttcttattattgtattattactatattCTCCCAGTATTTCACAGGCTTGTCTAAATGTTGTGCAGCAAACTTTAAACGAGCTTCAGATATACTTTTTCTTCAGCAATAGAGCCTTGCATGGAGAGTGTGCATACAGGCCATAGTGATTGAGTACATTACTTATTGTACTTATTTTCTTTGAAACAATTGAACATGCTAATTTCAGGTCTTTCTGAAGCCCTTCAAAACTGATCCTTGGCTCTTGGACAACTCTTCTGATAAGTATTTTCTCTCCTCTGTCAGAAATCTTGCGAGGAGCACCTGGTCAATACCGGTTTATGGTGAAATTATGTTCTTTCCACTTCTGGATTATGGTCTCAACAGTGCTAACTAGAGCATTCAGAAATATAGTAATTCTTATGTAACCAATGCCATCAGCATATTTTGCAACAATAAGATTTCTTAAATCAATGAAATGTTAATTGTGGGACAAATCGGTCATGAGACacctttttatttgcaatcagcTGGGACTGAACCAACTAAAATAATTTCCACTGACTAGGGGCAGGATTGCTTTCTAATTACTGATAGAGTTCAGCTGGTGTCTTGGATTTCCATGCCTTTTTGCACCCCCCTTTCTTCTTGTGTTCAatactttttctttattacacagaacttaatttctgaacagTTTTTGGTTTTTGCTTTCCTTGTACagtatgtatggattacttggaTTGTTAtcgacatctggtgaaaatttcatgtTAACAGCCCTTTCAgaaataaatttacaaaaaacaaaaatttataaaaatgttgatgtgttcaatacttattttaccctctgtttgtaattaaaaaaaataatttaaacattttatacataaaaatacaattatttttgtcaggGAAAATGCTGGCAGGAAAAATCtaaactacaaaaaatatatatattattactttttcagttaagacacattaaattgtcaaatcaaaagtgatagttaaaaactaaacacatttatagtgttacaaatgATTCCTATTTCAAGTAAATtctcttattttaaattttttaaaagtgttttacgattttcaaagaaattattaagcagcacaactgtttccacattgataataagaaatgtttcaataaaaaaaaaaaaaatgataagacTGAAAAagtagcagcaaatcagcatattagaataattactGAAAGAtgatgtaacactgaagactggagtaatgatgttgaaaagctttgccatcaaaggtataaattatatttaaaatattttttaaattgaaattctatttcacaatattactgtttttactgtgtttttgttgACCCCAATATTTGAATGATATGTATGtatctcatttgtaagttgcttttgataaaagggtctgctaaatgactaaatctaaTGTATATTGTCTGTATGCATGTACTTatgattgttatttatttaaacccaCGCCTTTTTTTGGATTAATATGTAAcatcataatatacagtataacacCATATAGATACAATCGTATTGAAAAACAAGACAGGCTACATTCATAGAGGTTTCATTTTGGCTCTGTGTTTAATATTTCAGGTGCTCAGGCTGTCGCTTCTCTTTACACTTCAGTCCCGGCGGAAGCTTATGGGATTGTTAAAGGATTCTGTTCCCAGTCATGTGGATCCAGAGAGCTGCACCAGCTCCTTCCTTCTAAAGAAGCTGCTGTTAGCACCATGGTTCTCTGCCACAGATATGAAACTATGCTGGAAGAACTGAAAGTTTGTTAAATGTTAAGTCAGAGATGTTTATGTGTTAATTcactcattttaattattttcatttaaatgcaccAATGTAATACTCTATATATTGATTAATTCAAACACACAATTTGAAATAATTCACCAAAATGAAGCTTACCAACTCTAATGGCATTTTGcttctaaagtttaaaacatctgttttaatgcttttatacTCGAGTCATGAGACAAGGAAGAATCTAGACTAATGATACAGTCTTTAGGAAATTTAATGGGCAAATAAAAGCTGCATTAAAATCATCGGAATATTCACAATGCTTATTTTTACATCGACAGTAAAATCGGCACAGATAACTTGTGAATGTGCAATGTATTGCCCCGCTCTATTAATAATTCCTGTTTGTGCTGTCTTTGCAATCATGCTATTGAGTTTATTTTGGGTGCATTCTTCCTTCTCTTATAGATCTCCAAACTATTTATTTAGTTTCTTGAATTTTTAAGTCCCAATTTTCCAAACGACTTTTTCCAGATTTACTGGATTCCATTTCTTCATTCATATACTGCATTAATTCCCTCTTTCACTTCTCTCATATGATGAACATTTGTTGGACAGATGACATGCCAAAGGGCAGAACATGTGTTGCGACTGAATCTGAGGGAGCCCTACGCCCTGCTTGGAGGAGGCTGCACAGAGACGCTGCTGGCCACCCACATCAAACACATGGTTTTATATTTTACTGAGTTAAACGTCACATTCAATTGTATTTCTACAGTATTGATTATACTGTAAAGTTCCACTTGTCAGAATTTTATGAAAAGATTCATGCATTATTCATTGCTTTTTCAGAGGTATTTACTGTGGAATTTATTTTCAAAGCTTAACAAGTGCCACATTTCTACCTGACTAGATTTTTAAACCTTTCTAGTTTGCATGGGGAGCTATGACCAAACAAATCATCTTAACATTAAAATGCACGTCATTGGTGTACCTGTAatttctgctatatatatatatatattagggctgtcaaaaatagcgcgttaacggcgttaattagttgtttgttgttaattacgtcaaattttttaacgcatttcacgcatgcgcagtgtgacaaattattcaggttaggaaagtctcgtcgatctctgaattctcaagataataaaaaacagcggcgagtgccgcgacgaaaacaccgaagaagcttaaggttttaccccagttactctcagatacattcatgccaagctcgataaacagagacgactttggtagttgatacgctggagcttcttcctgttatagcgtcctgtgtttcacactgcgcatgcgcagaacacatacatgcaatgcagcgaaaattacatctgtttgggaaagcatatgcattttacttggttttactctcacttgaagccttcagaacgtgaaaatatcgatcctaaagtattgtggcagagcaagtGCCCAgacagagtgctgcttatgtgatggtggtgcatgtttgtgtttctgagttaatTCTTTCGAGTTTCaaataatttcatagatatgtggctatatttaaccactggttcacctaaaactcttacactatctgtagttaaatggcatggtttgatatagtgctcaggtaaatttgaagtaaatgttaaacttttgaaattcagaaaaaaagaaccacatattgatgaatcaatacatgaaaattatgtatctgtgtcctgttatttatcttttggtatgcatttcagaaaaaaaaatggttaggattcaggtgtaattgcaaatagtgattaatcatgattaatccactgaaaattctgattaatttgattaaagattctaatcatttgacagccctaatatatatatatatatatatatatatatatatatatatatatatatatatatatatatatatatatatatatatatatatattgtcacttACTTTACAGAATCAGTCCAAAGCCACAACAACAGCTGCAGCTCTGTGCGTCCCTCAGTCTGAGGTTCTCATGGCAGTCGAGGCATTCTGCAACTCTGCAATCTGTGGCTCTTTCCTTAGTGCTTGATGGACAGGACTGTCTCATTGACCTCATATATGCACATCGCTGGGTCCCAGATATATTCTCCAAATCCTGTGGCTGTGGCCTGGTGGAGGACAGATCCAACCTGGAGAAGACCCTTCTAAATACAGTTTACCACACTTTCTCTCCTGTTTCCCTGGAAAACACTGACAATCAGTCCAGAATATTAGATT
The Carassius auratus strain Wakin chromosome 38, ASM336829v1, whole genome shotgun sequence genome window above contains:
- the LOC113057511 gene encoding LOW QUALITY PROTEIN: McKusick-Kaufman/Bardet-Biedl syndromes putative chaperonin (The sequence of the model RefSeq protein was modified relative to this genomic sequence to represent the inferred CDS: inserted 4 bases in 2 codons; substituted 3 bases at 3 genomic stop codons); translated protein: MDKSELPFKMISTAVQHHTTRYNDSGLFMGILMLRLIENNLKKYNLRTFAAAKVYKHIVEECNMYLKGDSCGCKEPVDFTSMITIKPAXTLNSKETQHISSLIAQVFLYSIPCNSSGLTCFGRTVTIGIEGXVSDSSVFPGLLVDVPEMLQTVDLKRLGPAPFKEVVFNVSLSGDISDLEDVVLEIHRGVDPERDLLQQLLKIGEHVVKDKMRLFACQKVVHPILQDYLRKHGVAVIDXTGVMMLKSFAIKGAQAVASLYTSVPAEAYGIVKGFCSQSCGSRELHQLLPSKEAAVSTMVLCHRYETMLEELKMTCQRAEHVLRLNLREPYALLGGGCTETLLATHIKHMNQSKATTTAAALCVPQSEVLMAVEAFXATLQSVALSLVLDGQDCLIDLIYAHRWVPDIFSKSCGCGLVEDRSNLEKTLLNTVYHTFSPVSLENTDNQSRILDXFSAKVNALNVAVKMANFVLDVKYIIKDSN